From Nicotiana tabacum cultivar K326 chromosome 22, ASM71507v2, whole genome shotgun sequence, one genomic window encodes:
- the LOC107769935 gene encoding uncharacterized protein LOC107769935 isoform X1 produces MSAVRYLQPFGTSLASPYFHLSRSTIPFDGKFAPLKTFMRCLKPQVYSRVSKSAGGSNFETFHHYFRKVQNSGRSYTLWSAFGLSALLGSIKLSPRIAYSSDGLDGLLDEHHLGLFGDSDTEEGRRSLLMTLRKLLVPLLFVITVLMNWGHPIIIAAKVTIILLTTKPSPLSVYVLVEQLRHQAVRQQPFIYKFKSLYAKKVEVADYLFLSVAKVELKDQEFTLVGILGSWWLLPLSSWQEASSLLKSKILKNLS; encoded by the exons ATGTCTGCAGTAAGATATTTACAGCCATTTGGGACTTCTCTGGCCTCTCCTTACTTCCATCTCTCTCGTTCCACAATCCCAT TTGATGGAAAATTTGCACCTTTGAAGACCTTCATGAGATGCCTAAAGCCTCAGGTGTACAGTCGGGTGTCAAAGTCCGCTGGGGGATCTAATTTTGAGACATTCCACCATTACTTTAGAAAAGTGCAAAATTCAG GGCGCAGTTACACTTTATGGAGTGCATTTGGTTTATCGGCTTTGCTTGGATCTATTAAGCTTTCTCCTCGCATTGCATATTCTTCTGATG GTCTTGATGGTCTATTGGATGAACATCATTTGGGCTTGTTCGGTGATTCAGATACTGAAGAAGGTCGTCGATCTCTCTTAATGACTTTAAGGAAGCTGTTGGTTCCTCTCTTGTTTGTGATTACTGTGTTGATGAACTGGGGTCATCCAATAATTATTGCAGCTAAAGTCACTATTATTCTTCTTACGACAAAGCCAAGCCCTTTATCAGTTTATGTCCTTGTCGAACAG TTGCGACATCAAGCAGTTCGCCAACAACCATTCATCTATAAGTTCAAG TCATTATATGCAAAGAAAGTTGAAGTTGCAGATTATCTGTTTCTCTCTGTGGCTAAGGTCGAACTAAAAGATCAGGAGTTTACTCTTGTTGGAATTCTGGGGAGTTGGTGGCTTTTGCCCCTATCTTCATGGCAAGAGGCGTCGTCTCTGCTTAAGAGCAAAATTTTGAAGAATTTAAGCTAA
- the LOC107769935 gene encoding uncharacterized protein LOC107769935 isoform X2 yields the protein MRCLKPQVYSRVSKSAGGSNFETFHHYFRKVQNSGRSYTLWSAFGLSALLGSIKLSPRIAYSSDGLDGLLDEHHLGLFGDSDTEEGRRSLLMTLRKLLVPLLFVITVLMNWGHPIIIAAKVTIILLTTKPSPLSVYVLVEQLRHQAVRQQPFIYKFKSLYAKKVEVADYLFLSVAKVELKDQEFTLVGILGSWWLLPLSSWQEASSLLKSKILKNLS from the exons ATGAGATGCCTAAAGCCTCAGGTGTACAGTCGGGTGTCAAAGTCCGCTGGGGGATCTAATTTTGAGACATTCCACCATTACTTTAGAAAAGTGCAAAATTCAG GGCGCAGTTACACTTTATGGAGTGCATTTGGTTTATCGGCTTTGCTTGGATCTATTAAGCTTTCTCCTCGCATTGCATATTCTTCTGATG GTCTTGATGGTCTATTGGATGAACATCATTTGGGCTTGTTCGGTGATTCAGATACTGAAGAAGGTCGTCGATCTCTCTTAATGACTTTAAGGAAGCTGTTGGTTCCTCTCTTGTTTGTGATTACTGTGTTGATGAACTGGGGTCATCCAATAATTATTGCAGCTAAAGTCACTATTATTCTTCTTACGACAAAGCCAAGCCCTTTATCAGTTTATGTCCTTGTCGAACAG TTGCGACATCAAGCAGTTCGCCAACAACCATTCATCTATAAGTTCAAG TCATTATATGCAAAGAAAGTTGAAGTTGCAGATTATCTGTTTCTCTCTGTGGCTAAGGTCGAACTAAAAGATCAGGAGTTTACTCTTGTTGGAATTCTGGGGAGTTGGTGGCTTTTGCCCCTATCTTCATGGCAAGAGGCGTCGTCTCTGCTTAAGAGCAAAATTTTGAAGAATTTAAGCTAA